From Candidatus Sphingomonas colombiensis, one genomic window encodes:
- a CDS encoding 2Fe-2S iron-sulfur cluster-binding protein, translating into MYFTINGARYEADVDIRTSLLDLLREHLGLTGSKKGCDHGQCGACTILVNGRRINACLTLAVMHQDDDITTIEGLGSIGDLHPLQAAFVRHDGYQCGYCTPGQICSAVGMLDEMAKGWPSHVSADLAHPALDDDEISERMSGNLCRCSAYPNIVDAIRDVARETAA; encoded by the coding sequence ATGTATTTTACGATCAACGGGGCGCGATACGAGGCGGATGTCGATATCCGCACGTCGCTGCTCGATCTGCTGCGCGAACATCTCGGCCTGACGGGCAGCAAGAAGGGTTGCGACCACGGGCAGTGCGGGGCGTGCACCATTTTGGTGAACGGGCGGCGGATCAATGCGTGTCTCACGCTGGCGGTGATGCATCAGGACGATGACATTACGACGATCGAAGGCCTTGGCTCGATCGGCGATCTCCATCCCTTGCAGGCCGCGTTCGTCCGGCATGACGGCTATCAATGCGGCTATTGCACGCCGGGGCAGATCTGTTCGGCAGTGGGGATGCTTGATGAGATGGCGAAGGGCTGGCCGAGCCACGTTTCCGCCGATCTCGCCCACCCCGCGCTCGACGACGATGAGATTTCGGAGCGGATGAGCGGCAATCTGTGCCGCTGCTCGGCCTATCCCAATATCGTCGATGCGATCCGCGACGTGGCGCGAGAGACTGCCGCATGA
- a CDS encoding xanthine dehydrogenase family protein subunit M → MRAFDYSRAQSPQGAVAAGGRFIAGGTNLLDLMRLEVETPERLIDISRLDLARIEERADGGLTIGALVPNSDLAADARVIERYEVLSRALLAGASGQLRNKATTGGNLLQRTRCYYFYDTAARCNKRTPGAGCDAREGFNRIHAVLGTSDQCIATHPGDMPVAMQALDAVIVTLAPGGDRRRLPIADFYRLPGNTPQMETMLKTGELITHVELPAPVAGARHLYRKVRDRASYAFALVSLAGVVRMDGGKIASAALAFGGLAPRPWRDPVVEAALVGKAPTAEAFADAADALLKDARGFGHNDFKIPLARRVLIAALRDLTA, encoded by the coding sequence ATGAGGGCGTTCGACTATTCTCGCGCACAAAGCCCGCAAGGCGCGGTGGCGGCAGGTGGGCGCTTCATCGCCGGGGGCACCAATTTGCTCGATCTGATGCGGCTCGAAGTGGAAACGCCCGAGCGGCTGATCGACATCAGCCGGCTCGATCTCGCGCGGATCGAGGAACGCGCGGATGGCGGCCTGACGATCGGCGCGCTGGTGCCGAACAGCGATCTCGCCGCCGACGCCCGAGTGATCGAGCGTTATGAGGTGCTGAGCCGTGCGCTGCTCGCCGGCGCCTCGGGCCAGCTTCGCAACAAGGCGACGACCGGGGGCAATCTGCTTCAGCGGACGCGATGCTATTATTTCTATGACACCGCCGCGCGCTGCAACAAGCGGACGCCGGGCGCTGGCTGTGACGCACGCGAGGGGTTCAACCGCATCCATGCGGTGCTCGGCACGAGCGACCAGTGCATCGCCACGCATCCGGGTGACATGCCGGTGGCGATGCAGGCGCTCGACGCGGTGATCGTCACGCTCGCGCCAGGTGGCGACCGGCGACGCCTGCCGATCGCGGATTTCTATCGCCTGCCCGGCAACACGCCGCAGATGGAGACGATGCTGAAGACCGGCGAACTGATCACCCATGTCGAGCTGCCCGCGCCGGTGGCGGGTGCGCGGCACCTCTATCGCAAGGTGCGCGATCGTGCGTCTTATGCCTTCGCGCTTGTCTCGCTGGCGGGCGTGGTGCGGATGGACGGCGGCAAAATCGCATCGGCGGCGCTCGCTTTCGGCGGCCTCGCGCCGCGCCCGTGGCGCGATCCCGTGGTGGAGGCGGCGCTGGTCGGCAAGGCGCCGACAGCCGAAGCCTTCGCCGATGCCGCCGATGCGTTGCTGAAGGACGCGCGCGGCTTCGGGCACAACGATTTCAAGATCCCGCTCGCCCGCCGCGTACTGATCGCCGCGCTACGGGATTTGACCGCATGA
- a CDS encoding xanthine dehydrogenase family protein molybdopterin-binding subunit: MSEYRMDEAHAGLALDRGVQGVLGKPLDRIDGPAKVTGSATYALEHQLADMAWGVAITAAVGKGRVTAIDTRAAEKMPGVIAIYAGDAALPRQTPVFGQDRAQPYDGTIESWGEVVGVAVAESFEAARAAARAVIVTCAAEDGVFTTQDGADDAFDPPEGALLPNIVRGDIDRAMAEAAVAIDVHYSTPRQVHGAMEPHGAIAEWDGDKLTLRCSMQIFRQARPVLANSLGIAAEDIRLISPFIGGGFGGKNVSADALLAAVAAKRLGRPVKVALARQQIFHACYGRSDTYQRIRLAADADGRLIGCGQDSLVSQKVGARSFEPVPLGAVALYRGEHRSFTTRIAPVNLVAHGPVRAPGEAVGMIALECAMDELARELGLDPIELRRRNEPENDPTTGRPFSSRRLIECFDEGARRFGWETRERRSEGEWLIGHGVATAARVNFLVDSSARVTLTPEGNAIVETDMTDLGTGTYTILAQVAGEALGLPIERVTVRLGDSDLPTGAGSGGSFGASSSASSVALACEDIVAKLAEAMGTPPEDMTLKDGHAIAGNRRVPLGELVGDTSLSAIGTIHPGANNRRFAQATHGAQFCEAWVNAVTGEVRVKRMLGVFDCGRILNHKTARSQAIGGMIWGLGYALHEEAHVDPRSGAIVNRDFGEYHIPANADVPQIEAWFVEEIDRHANPLGAKGIGELGISGAGGAVANAIFDACGVRVRDMPITPDKLLMGLPPI, from the coding sequence ATGAGCGAATATCGCATGGACGAGGCGCACGCCGGGCTCGCGCTCGATCGCGGGGTGCAGGGCGTGCTCGGCAAGCCGCTCGACCGGATCGACGGCCCGGCGAAGGTGACGGGCAGCGCGACCTATGCGCTGGAGCATCAGCTCGCCGACATGGCCTGGGGCGTCGCGATCACCGCAGCCGTGGGCAAGGGCCGCGTCACCGCGATCGACACGCGCGCCGCCGAAAAGATGCCGGGCGTTATCGCCATCTATGCCGGCGACGCCGCCCTCCCCCGCCAGACCCCGGTGTTCGGGCAGGATCGCGCGCAGCCCTATGACGGCACAATCGAGAGCTGGGGCGAGGTGGTCGGCGTCGCGGTCGCCGAGAGCTTCGAGGCGGCGCGCGCCGCCGCCCGCGCGGTGATCGTCACCTGCGCGGCCGAAGACGGCGTGTTCACCACGCAGGACGGCGCGGACGACGCCTTCGATCCGCCGGAGGGCGCGCTGCTCCCCAATATCGTGCGCGGCGATATCGATCGCGCGATGGCCGAGGCGGCGGTGGCGATCGACGTGCATTATTCCACCCCGCGACAGGTCCATGGCGCGATGGAGCCGCACGGCGCGATCGCCGAGTGGGATGGCGACAAGCTGACGTTGCGCTGTTCGATGCAGATTTTCCGACAGGCGCGCCCGGTGCTGGCGAACTCGCTCGGCATCGCGGCCGAGGATATCCGGCTGATCTCGCCATTCATCGGCGGCGGCTTCGGGGGGAAGAATGTCAGCGCGGACGCGTTGCTCGCCGCCGTCGCGGCGAAACGGCTCGGGCGCCCCGTGAAGGTGGCGCTGGCACGGCAACAGATTTTCCACGCTTGTTATGGCCGGTCGGACACCTATCAGCGCATCCGGCTTGCCGCCGATGCCGATGGCCGGTTGATCGGTTGTGGGCAGGATAGCCTCGTCAGCCAGAAAGTCGGTGCGCGCTCGTTCGAGCCGGTGCCGCTGGGTGCGGTGGCGCTCTATCGCGGCGAGCATCGCAGCTTCACGACGCGGATCGCGCCGGTAAATCTCGTCGCGCACGGCCCGGTCCGCGCGCCGGGCGAGGCTGTCGGCATGATCGCGCTGGAATGCGCGATGGACGAGCTGGCGCGCGAACTCGGCCTCGATCCGATCGAGCTGCGCCGCCGCAACGAGCCGGAAAACGATCCCACCACCGGCCGGCCTTTCTCGTCCCGCCGGCTGATCGAGTGTTTCGACGAAGGCGCGCGGCGCTTCGGCTGGGAAACCCGCGAGCGGCGCAGCGAGGGCGAGTGGCTGATCGGCCATGGCGTCGCGACTGCCGCGCGGGTGAATTTCCTCGTGGATTCCAGCGCGCGAGTGACGCTAACGCCGGAGGGCAACGCGATCGTCGAGACCGACATGACCGATCTCGGCACCGGCACCTATACGATATTGGCGCAGGTTGCGGGTGAGGCGCTCGGGCTGCCGATCGAACGCGTCACGGTGCGGCTCGGCGACAGCGATCTGCCGACCGGCGCGGGATCGGGCGGATCGTTCGGGGCTTCTTCGTCCGCCTCATCGGTCGCGCTGGCGTGCGAGGATATCGTGGCGAAACTGGCCGAGGCGATGGGCACACCGCCGGAGGATATGACGTTGAAGGACGGCCATGCCATCGCCGGCAACCGCCGCGTGCCGCTGGGCGAACTGGTTGGCGACACATCGCTGTCCGCGATTGGCACGATCCACCCCGGCGCGAACAACCGCCGCTTCGCTCAGGCGACGCATGGCGCGCAATTCTGCGAGGCGTGGGTCAATGCGGTGACCGGCGAGGTGCGTGTGAAGCGGATGCTCGGCGTGTTCGATTGCGGGCGTATCCTCAACCACAAGACCGCGCGGAGTCAGGCGATCGGCGGGATGATCTGGGGGCTGGGCTATGCGCTGCACGAGGAAGCGCATGTCGATCCGCGCAGCGGCGCGATCGTCAACCGCGATTTCGGCGAATATCACATCCCCGCCAATGCCGATGTGCCGCAGATCGAGGCCTGGTTCGTCGAGGAGATCGATCGTCACGCCAATCCGCTGGGCGCCAAGGGGATCGGCGAACTTGGCATCTCCGGCGCGGGCGGGGCGGTGGCCAATGCGATCTTCGATGCGTGCGGCGTGCGCGTGCGCGACATGCCGATTACACCGGATAAATTGCTGATGGGGCTTCCGCCGATCTGA
- a CDS encoding XdhC family protein, with translation MADNDTVLTAAEAWKGAPMALATVVSTWGSAPRPRGSHMLVHADGRFEGSVSGGCVEGDILDTAAQVIAGAPFQLKHYGVADASAWEVGLPCGGEIAVLVQPVAAAGFDPALFDRIRAARDAGTALSVTTDLSTGHSGMDLPSTADAFVNRYDPPRRLLIVGAVQIAQALVGLAHTLGIETVVIDPRGRFLTEERFPAATLDDRWPDEAVAAHRPGPSTAVVTLSHDTKIDDPALIAALASRAGYVGALGSRRSHAARRERLGAAGVASDALDRIDAPVGLDIGAIGPAEIALSIAAAMIGRFNDQG, from the coding sequence ATGGCCGACAATGATACAGTCCTGACCGCCGCCGAAGCGTGGAAAGGCGCGCCGATGGCGCTTGCCACCGTGGTTTCGACCTGGGGCTCCGCGCCGCGCCCGCGGGGCAGCCATATGCTCGTCCATGCCGACGGCCGGTTCGAGGGATCGGTTTCCGGCGGCTGTGTGGAGGGCGATATCCTGGACACCGCCGCGCAGGTGATCGCCGGCGCGCCGTTCCAGCTCAAACATTATGGTGTGGCGGACGCGAGCGCGTGGGAGGTCGGGCTGCCCTGTGGCGGCGAGATCGCGGTGCTGGTGCAACCGGTGGCGGCGGCGGGCTTCGACCCCGCGCTGTTCGATCGTATCCGTGCCGCGCGCGATGCGGGAACGGCGCTTTCCGTCACCACCGATCTTTCCACCGGGCATAGCGGCATGGATTTGCCCAGCACCGCCGATGCCTTCGTCAACCGTTACGATCCGCCGCGCCGGCTGTTGATCGTGGGCGCGGTGCAGATCGCGCAGGCGCTGGTCGGGCTGGCGCATACGCTGGGCATCGAGACGGTGGTGATCGACCCGCGCGGCCGTTTCCTGACCGAAGAACGCTTCCCGGCCGCCACGCTCGATGACCGCTGGCCCGACGAAGCCGTCGCCGCGCACCGCCCCGGCCCCTCCACCGCCGTCGTTACCTTGAGCCACGATACCAAGATCGACGATCCCGCGTTGATCGCCGCGCTCGCCAGCCGCGCCGGCTATGTCGGCGCGCTCGGCAGCCGCCGCAGCCACGCCGCGCGGCGCGAACGGCTGGGCGCGGCGGGCGTGGCATCGGATGCGCTCGACCGTATCGACGCGCCGGTGGGCCTGGATATCGGCGCGATCGGCCCGGCGGAGATCGCGCTTTCCATCGCCGCAGCAATGATAGGACGATTCAATGATCAAGGTTGA
- a CDS encoding nucleotidyltransferase family protein: MIKVEKTVLVLLAAGKSERFGDISSKLDELFLSRPLGLHIAVTLEDVPFMERIAIVNGTKIDYARHNFTIVHNDAPERDMASSVRMGVETARAHGATAVIIALADMPRVTATHIYRLLDAADGEHAVVASSNGRFPLPPVLFGAARFDEVLAITGDQGARDMISAGVHVVANEQELIDVDTPEELEQLRALVNAPEARGR, encoded by the coding sequence ATGATCAAGGTTGAGAAAACCGTGCTCGTGCTGCTCGCCGCCGGGAAATCCGAGCGGTTCGGCGATATCAGCTCCAAACTCGACGAGCTGTTTCTGTCACGCCCACTGGGGCTGCATATCGCGGTGACGCTGGAGGACGTGCCGTTCATGGAGCGGATCGCGATCGTCAACGGCACCAAAATCGATTACGCCCGGCATAATTTCACGATCGTCCACAACGATGCGCCCGAACGCGACATGGCGTCATCGGTCCGAATGGGGGTGGAGACGGCAAGAGCGCACGGCGCGACGGCGGTGATCATCGCATTGGCCGATATGCCGCGCGTTACCGCGACCCACATCTATCGTCTGCTCGATGCCGCGGATGGGGAACATGCCGTGGTGGCTTCCAGCAACGGCCGTTTTCCGTTGCCGCCGGTGCTGTTCGGCGCGGCGCGCTTTGATGAGGTGCTCGCGATCACGGGCGATCAGGGCGCGCGCGACATGATCTCCGCCGGCGTCCACGTCGTCGCCAATGAGCAGGAGTTGATCGACGTCGACACGCCGGAGGAGCTGGAGCAGCTCCGCGCGCTCGTCAACGCCCCGGAAGCGCGAGGGCGGTGA
- a CDS encoding acetyl/propionyl/methylcrotonyl-CoA carboxylase subunit alpha, whose protein sequence is MMFKKILVANRGEIACRVFRTAKKMGIATVAVYSDADVRAPHVLMADEAVRLGPAPAAESYLKADLILAAAKATGADCIHPGYGFLSERESFARACADAGIAFVGPPPKAIAAMGDKIESKKLAKAAGVNVVPGFLGEIADTEAAVKIASDIGYPVMMKASAGGGGKGMRLAWSEKDVREGFEATKREGLASFGDDRVFIEKFIESPRHIEIQVLGDQHGNIVYLNERECSVQRRHQKVVEEAPSPFVTPKMRKAMGEQAVALSRAVGYYSAGTVELIVSGADKTGESFYFLEMNTRLQVEHPVTEEITGLDLVEQMIRVAAGEKLSFAQKDVKINGWSVENRVYAEDPYRGFLPSIGRLVRYNPPAATDGVRVDDGVREGGEVSMFYDPMIAKLITHGKTREEAIDKQIAALDAFEIAGPGTNLDFVSALMQHPRFRSGNITTGFIAEEYPDGFHGAPASDALVRTLAGVAAHAAVEWAERARLVDGQLGATLAAPDEWVVRIGKADHAVTIDADGVTVDGVGVDGDIVYAPGDRIATVDGKEPLTVKIARTSTGFTLNVRGATHKARVLPARIAPYAKHLIEKVPPDLSRFLIAPMPGLLVRLDVKEGDKVEAGQALAVVEAMKMENILRAEKSAVVKTVSAAAGESLQVDQVILELE, encoded by the coding sequence CTGATGTTCAAGAAAATCCTTGTCGCCAATCGTGGCGAGATCGCTTGCCGGGTGTTTCGCACGGCGAAGAAGATGGGGATCGCGACGGTCGCGGTCTATTCGGATGCGGATGTGCGTGCGCCGCATGTGTTGATGGCGGACGAGGCGGTGCGGCTCGGACCGGCACCGGCGGCGGAAAGTTACCTCAAGGCCGATCTGATCCTTGCGGCGGCCAAGGCGACCGGCGCGGATTGCATCCATCCCGGCTATGGTTTCCTGTCCGAGCGTGAGAGCTTCGCCCGGGCGTGCGCGGACGCGGGCATCGCCTTCGTCGGCCCGCCGCCCAAGGCGATCGCGGCGATGGGCGACAAGATCGAATCGAAGAAGCTCGCCAAGGCGGCTGGCGTCAACGTCGTACCCGGCTTCCTCGGTGAGATCGCGGATACCGAGGCGGCGGTGAAGATCGCGTCCGACATCGGCTATCCGGTGATGATGAAGGCCTCGGCCGGCGGCGGCGGCAAGGGGATGCGGCTCGCCTGGTCCGAAAAGGACGTGCGCGAGGGCTTCGAGGCGACCAAGCGCGAGGGTCTGGCGAGCTTCGGCGACGATCGCGTGTTCATCGAGAAGTTCATCGAAAGCCCGCGCCACATCGAGATTCAGGTGCTCGGCGATCAGCACGGCAACATCGTCTATCTGAACGAGCGCGAATGTTCGGTGCAGCGTCGCCACCAGAAGGTTGTCGAGGAAGCGCCGTCGCCGTTCGTCACGCCCAAGATGCGCAAGGCGATGGGCGAGCAGGCGGTCGCGCTGTCGCGCGCGGTCGGCTATTACAGCGCGGGCACGGTCGAGCTGATCGTCTCCGGCGCGGACAAGACCGGCGAGAGCTTCTACTTCCTCGAAATGAACACCCGGCTTCAGGTGGAGCATCCGGTGACGGAGGAGATCACCGGGCTCGATCTGGTCGAACAGATGATCCGCGTCGCGGCCGGCGAGAAACTGTCGTTCGCGCAGAAGGACGTGAAGATCAACGGCTGGTCGGTCGAGAACCGCGTCTATGCCGAAGATCCGTATCGCGGCTTCCTGCCCTCGATCGGTCGCCTCGTGCGCTACAATCCGCCGGCGGCGACCGATGGCGTGCGCGTCGATGACGGCGTGCGCGAGGGCGGCGAGGTCAGCATGTTCTACGATCCGATGATCGCGAAGCTGATCACCCATGGCAAAACGCGCGAAGAGGCGATCGACAAGCAGATCGCGGCGCTCGATGCGTTCGAGATCGCCGGGCCGGGCACCAACCTCGATTTCGTCTCCGCGCTGATGCAGCACCCGCGTTTCCGTTCGGGCAACATCACCACGGGGTTCATCGCGGAGGAATATCCCGATGGCTTCCATGGCGCCCCGGCATCGGATGCGCTGGTGCGGACGCTGGCCGGCGTTGCGGCGCATGCGGCGGTCGAATGGGCGGAGCGCGCGCGGCTGGTCGATGGCCAGCTTGGCGCCACGCTCGCGGCGCCGGACGAATGGGTGGTGCGGATCGGCAAGGCCGATCACGCGGTGACGATCGATGCCGATGGCGTGACGGTGGACGGCGTGGGCGTCGATGGCGACATCGTCTATGCCCCCGGCGATCGCATCGCGACGGTCGACGGCAAGGAGCCGCTGACGGTGAAGATCGCGCGCACCAGCACCGGCTTCACGCTCAACGTGCGCGGCGCGACGCACAAGGCGCGCGTGCTGCCGGCGCGGATTGCACCTTATGCCAAGCATCTGATCGAGAAGGTGCCGCCCGATCTGTCGCGGTTCCTGATCGCGCCGATGCCGGGCCTGCTCGTCCGCCTGGACGTGAAGGAAGGCGACAAGGTCGAAGCAGGGCAGGCACTCGCGGTGGTCGAGGCGATGAAGATGGAAAACATTCTTCGCGCCGAAAAATCCGCCGTGGTGAAGACCGTCAGCGCCGCTGCGGGCGAGAGCCTGCAGGTCGATCAAGTGATCCTGGAGCTGGAATAA
- the bioB gene encoding biotin synthase BioB translates to MTTRNDWTREEVAELFALPFDELMWRAQSTHRAHHAAGEVQMCTLLSIKTGGCPEDCGYCSQSASAESGVKATKLMDPRAVLQMAAQAKDSGSQRFCMGAAWRNPKDKDMPAIIEMVKGVRQMGMETCMTLGMLTPAQASQLADAGLDYYNHNIDTSPERYDSVITTRTFADRLETLENVRSAGINVCCGGIVGMGETREDRVGFVHALATLPRHPESVPVNALVPVKGTVLGDMLADTPLAKIDDIEFVRTVAVARITMPMSMVRLSAGRESMSEATQALCFMAGANSIFTGDKLLTTGNRGDSADAALFAKLGVRPMVAEEPMRVCEAAE, encoded by the coding sequence ATGACCACCCGCAATGACTGGACGCGCGAGGAAGTCGCCGAGCTGTTCGCGTTGCCATTCGACGAACTGATGTGGCGCGCGCAATCCACGCATCGCGCGCATCACGCGGCGGGCGAGGTGCAGATGTGCACCCTGCTCTCGATCAAGACCGGCGGCTGCCCCGAAGATTGCGGCTATTGCTCGCAGTCCGCCAGCGCCGAAAGCGGCGTCAAGGCGACCAAGCTGATGGACCCGCGCGCCGTGCTCCAGATGGCGGCGCAGGCGAAGGACAGCGGCTCGCAGCGTTTCTGCATGGGCGCGGCGTGGCGCAACCCGAAGGACAAGGACATGCCCGCCATCATCGAGATGGTGAAGGGCGTGCGCCAGATGGGCATGGAAACCTGCATGACGCTGGGGATGCTTACCCCAGCTCAGGCAAGCCAGCTCGCGGATGCCGGGCTCGATTACTACAATCACAATATCGACACCTCGCCCGAGCGCTATGACTCGGTCATCACCACGCGCACCTTCGCCGATCGGCTGGAGACGCTGGAGAATGTCCGCAGCGCGGGCATCAATGTGTGCTGCGGCGGGATCGTCGGCATGGGCGAGACGCGCGAGGATCGCGTCGGCTTCGTCCACGCGCTCGCCACCTTGCCGCGCCACCCGGAAAGCGTGCCGGTCAATGCGCTGGTGCCGGTGAAGGGCACGGTGCTGGGTGACATGCTCGCGGACACGCCGCTCGCCAAGATCGACGATATCGAGTTCGTCCGCACCGTCGCGGTGGCGCGCATCACCATGCCGATGAGCATGGTGCGGCTGAGCGCGGGTCGCGAGAGCATGTCGGAAGCGACGCAGGCGCTGTGCTTCATGGCGGGCGCGAACTCGATCTTCACCGGCGACAAGCTTCTCACCACCGGCAATCGCGGCGACAGCGCGGACGCGGCGCTGTTCGCGAAGCTGGGCGTCCGGCCGATGGTGGCCGAGGAGCCAATGCGGGTGTGCGAGGCGGCTGAGTGA